The sequence below is a genomic window from Gossypium hirsutum isolate 1008001.06 chromosome A11, Gossypium_hirsutum_v2.1, whole genome shotgun sequence.
TCAAGTTTCAGCGTATTGTTCTTTCCAGACCTAGGCTATCAACCTGGGTTTCAACAACTGCATTAACCTTAACCCTTTATTTAATCTGGCAAAAGAatcaattatattaaaaaattctatCTAATTGTGGGAACCACTTGTTTGTTCCTCCTATTTTTGGGTCTCAATTAGAACCCCACAAGCTGTGTGTACTGAGAATATGCTTCTGACTGCATTGCGATCGGGGCCCTTAAAATATAAGGAGGAAGATCAAATGCATCTATAACTTCCCCGGCAATATTTCGAACTTGGAAACTCAAGTACTGTGTGAGCTTGTTGATTGCCTGCGTGgaggaaaaaaaatgtaatgacaCCTCACCAAAATTGTATCTCTAGCAAGTCTAATAACTCGAATAAACACAAATACTAGGACGTGTTATAACCGTGCATGAGATGTTTATAGTCATTCCTGTTCTCCGGGGATGGTTACATTATAAAAAGAGCCCTTTTTATATCTTATAAAGTCTAAACTGTTCTGAATAACACTATACCTTGGCTTTGTTTGGTGCAACATAATCAACATTACGGTATGTTCCTATGTCTTTCCAGATCCGATCCAGGGCATACAGATCGCACAAAAGTTTTAGTGCAGCTTGACTGCTTGCATCAGGACAGCTGAAAATTACATTCAAAACAATTAAGAAACTCAAATTTATATATGTGGCAAGTAGAAAGAAAAGGAATGAATTTGGTGGCTGAGTTTAGGAAGTACTTCTGAACAGCTTCAATAAACTTTGCGAGGATGACAGATTCAATATGAGACTCTGCAAGTGTGAGAAGGTGATTCAGACACCTATTCCAAGCACCAAAGCTGCCAAGAGTTTTGGTGTGCTTTTGAAGTCGTGCTGCTACACTTTGAAGAAGTCTTGACGTTCGGTACTGCATACCAAAATTGTAAAAGATTGTGTTACTTGCAGTTTAAACTGACAAAACACTGAATTACAACAATGAAGAAAATACTCACCCGGAAAGCATCCAACTGGAATTTTGGGTCTCTCAAGTGATCTTCACTTTCCCAACGGGCAGTTACAGGATTTGGCTGAGACAAGTATGTGCTCATAGATTCTCTCAAGTAGTTCCATGTGACAGAAAGAGCACCACCTTGGAACTTGTCCTTGTATTGCTTCAATAAATCTGCAGCTACCTACATCCCAGTAAAAGGTTCGTATGAAATTTATCAATGTTAAGACCAGACTACAACACATATTAGGTTCCGATGAAGGAAAACAATCCAAAGGCCCTTGCATACAGAACTGATTACTAATGACTGATGAGAAGATTGGTGTCATTGGTAAAAAAAAGTTGTTAACAAACTAAATGCCCACCCCCCAGAACCACATTTCCAGTCCCCGAAAAAAGAATAAAACACTTCAGAATAACGAAGTCAACAAATTTCCCTATTGCCTTAAATAAACATGACAAAAAAATCTAATCAGACCCAAGGAGTCCACGTAAATGGATCAACAACAAGGTTTCTATAACTCATTTTAAAATAATGCAGGTCATAGCGACAAAAGAGCTTATATATGTCAGGAGAAGAAATGAAGAGGAATCAAAGAAAGGATAAGCGTGACCATATTTGAAGAATCATGATGAATGGATGTAGAAGGCATGAAAAGATTGGCAATCTAATTTCTAAGTGGTTCACAACTGAATACAGATTTGAAGAAAAGCTCAGTTAGGCAGTGTACCTAAAGGCTTGGAGTAAAGATGACATTAAACACAAAAGCTATCTAAAGGGGTCACTACTGATCCTTTTATCTATTTTATATCTAACATATTTCTAGACACTTACCAAAACTAACATTGTAAATTCTCATGCAAGGTTGTGATATAAAGGGGTTTGTATTATACCTGTTGCAGAAGTACTGTATTGTCTCCTTCAAATGTCTGGAAAATGTCATGATCATTCCTCAAGGTACCAAACCGGTTGACAGCAGCATACCCATGACCTCCACAGGCTTCCCTGCAGGTACTCAATGACTTTGCTGTAAATGATGTCACATAGGACTTCAGGCCTGCAGAAAGAGCATGCACATCTCCAACCAGTTGTTCATCATGTGTCTTCTTCATCTCTGAATATTTCTCTACCAAATACTGAGTGGCAAAATAAAATGCATAAGTTGAAGCCAACATTGGCATGAGCTTGTGCTGCTGAGATTGATAATCAAGAATGCTGACTTCAGGCTGTTTTGGAGGACCAAACTGCTGACGTAGTAAGGAGTATCGTACTGCAATAGTGACAGCAATCTTGAGGATACCAACTGAAGAATGTGCGAGGCCAACCCTCCCACCTACAAGTTCACCAAGAGTAGCAGCAAAACGTTTATTTATTGTAGGGAGACTACTTGTGTATTTTCCATCTCGGGTGACATCCCCAAATCGATTAAGAAGATTATCTCGGGGAATTCTAACTGAACGGAATCTCAGTGCTCCATTATCCACCCCATTCAGGCCAATTTTGTGGCCacaatcatttatttcaattccGGGAAGTGGCTGGTGAGTTTTTAGATCCCTTATTGGCACAATGAAGGCATGGACTCCCATATCAGAAACTCCTTTAGAGTCATGAGTTGGTAAAACCAACCTAGCAAAAACTGTTGCAAACTTGCCATGAACCGCAGCATTGCCAATCCACCATTTAATAGCCCCATCGTTTGGTGTGTCAATTATAAATTCATCTGTAATTGGATCAAATGTTGCAACGGTTTGAAGACCTTGAACATTTGAGCCTTTGAgcaaaaatttgaaagtttagtttGGCATGCAAGCTTGGCAGattatgaacaaaaaaaaaatcacttaaggCAGAAAAATGGGTGCACTTTGCAATATTAGAATGATACTCTAACATGAAAAGCACAGTAACCACTCACACCATATCATCACAATTATTTTCTTCAGCATAAATTGTCTTCTTTAACTTACTTTATGCctataacatgaatttattaataatataattacatatttaattcacactcTGTTGCATGCCATGATGAGTTCTAGTGCAGAAAAGTAGAAGGATAATGTCAAAGGAAGCACAACAATATACATCTAAGAAACAGAAGAgggaaaaaaatgtaaataaataaagaacagaCGGCTGACCATGATGCAGTTCTGTCATAGCGAAGCAACCAAGATAATCCAAATTGTCAATACCATCAAAATACTTATCTCGGTGCTTTTTAGTGCCTAAGTTCAACACAGAACCTCCCCAAAGACTGCATAATAAAGCATTCAACATCAACAAACGATATAAATCCAGAAATTCTACAAGCAATATCACGTCGGTTAGCATCATGCATCTATATCAATGAATTTTCATCCATGATACACTTCATTCCATCATCACAttcaatactttaactaacagtATTTTACCAAGAATAAGCTCAGATGCAGTATTCAAATGGTCCACATGAACAATAAAAACATTACCCAAAACAAACCCACCCCCAAACTCAATCTCCAAGTATTTGTATCCAAAACCCACATacctaaaactcaaaatttaatccCAACCCCCACCCCAAAAGATTTCCAAGACTAAACATTTAATGGCAAAAGAGACAGAAAAGCAACAACGTATTTACCTATACTGGACACCAAATTTGATACCAAGTGATATATCAATACTCCCAACCGCCTCAGAAATAGCAAAATACTTAGCAGGATCTTCAACAACATATCTAAAAGGCTTGATCTTTGCTTCTCTAACCAACCCGAAAAGCTGTCTCAAACAAAGCTCCCTATGTTCTTTCATTGAAATCTCAGTCGGGGTTTGCAAATCAGGCCttgagttaaaaaaatcaaaaatcttCTCTTGAATTTCCCTATGCCTCCCTCTCATGTAGCTTGAAAGGGAGGCTACGTCGACCTCCTGCTTATTGGCCTTGGCGCATGTCAGCATGTCCAGCTGAGGTGAACGTTGGAGGAACGGAAGTGGGATAAGGTGAAGAGACAAACGTTGGATGCGACGGGTCACGCTGGCGATGGATGGTTGTGATTCATCCTCGATCGTCTGACTCGGTTCCATAATTTTCTTTAgccaaaagaaaactaaaaacaaCGGGGAGGGGAAGCAAAGggtttttaattttccttttcttttcgtttcttttcttttcttttcttttcgctTTTTCCGGGACGGAATGAGACTGCGAAGCAGGGGGGAGATTGAGTAACTTAAAAGGAAAGGTTCTGATGAGGTGTCGTTTTGTCGGTTAGCACGTGGCAATCGACGATTGGATGAGTGGAAGGTAGTTATTTGGCTCGCTTTTCAATGTGGAGAATGGATAAATTGATAACGTGGATGATATGGACAGATGATAGGGTATAATGTTGGTATACTATCCCCCCCATTTGAATGATTAATGGCTGCCAAATATAATATTACGTTTTCTTTAAAACAAATTGGATAAGTAAGCATTTAATAATATTGAGATTATACAATACATTCAACGTTTGACATTTTGGAAGAAATAGGGTTTGGCGTGTATTAAAaatagatatgattttttttgtaaatttagttattaattCTTATACTCtttataacctttttaatttgatttttattttttagttaaatatggtcactaacctttaaaaaaaattaaatttgactattaactttttaaaaagatTGTCGAAATTGTCTTTTTTAATGAGAATATTAactaaactattaattttttaaacataacaATCTACATGGCAATCCACGTGTACTTTAtagttttttatttgaatttttatgaacttttatattttttaattttaatttgatttttatttgaatttttataatttttgaattatttattgacatgacatataaaacaaattatattatgtTAGCATAATGTGCATATGGATTATCATGCAAGTTGCCACGTCAACTATAATaccccaatttttttttgtttctgaaaaataatataaaaattaagcatGTGAAAGGTGAATTAAGCATTTGAAAATGAAGTATGAATGGTGGGAAGtagtaacaaataaattgattttttcttaagttggaagaaaataaaagaaaaagagagaaaagaaaggaatttttttatgcatttttctCGAGTTTTTTCTTAAACCATAGTCAAATTTCATTTCCTAGAGTGCTATGGAAATTTCTACCATGAAAACTACTTAGTTGAAAAAGGAAGTGAAGGAAtaggaaaacagacttttagcgacgtttttttttgcctttagccGCTAGaactatttgcggcgtttttacaagCACCGCA
It includes:
- the LOC107897986 gene encoding acyl-coenzyme A oxidase 2, peroxisomal — its product is MEPSQTIEDESQPSIASVTRRIQRLSLHLIPLPFLQRSPQLDMLTCAKANKQEVDVASLSSYMRGRHREIQEKIFDFFNSRPDLQTPTEISMKEHRELCLRQLFGLVREAKIKPFRYVVEDPAKYFAISEAVGSIDISLGIKFGVQYSLWGGSVLNLGTKKHRDKYFDGIDNLDYLGCFAMTELHHGSNVQGLQTVATFDPITDEFIIDTPNDGAIKWWIGNAAVHGKFATVFARLVLPTHDSKGVSDMGVHAFIVPIRDLKTHQPLPGIEINDCGHKIGLNGVDNGALRFRSVRIPRDNLLNRFGDVTRDGKYTSSLPTINKRFAATLGELVGGRVGLAHSSVGILKIAVTIAVRYSLLRQQFGPPKQPEVSILDYQSQQHKLMPMLASTYAFYFATQYLVEKYSEMKKTHDEQLVGDVHALSAGLKSYVTSFTAKSLSTCREACGGHGYAAVNRFGTLRNDHDIFQTFEGDNTVLLQQVAADLLKQYKDKFQGGALSVTWNYLRESMSTYLSQPNPVTARWESEDHLRDPKFQLDAFRYRTSRLLQSVAARLQKHTKTLGSFGAWNRCLNHLLTLAESHIESVILAKFIEAVQNCPDASSQAALKLLCDLYALDRIWKDIGTYRNVDYVAPNKAKAINKLTQYLSFQVRNIAGEVIDAFDLPPYILRAPIAMQSEAYSQYTQLVGF